Genomic window (Mesotoga sp. Brook.08.105.5.1):
CATCGTGTCATACAACCCGAGTTCAACTACTTTCGGGAAGACCCCCCGCACACTTCTTCCAAGGATCTCTTCTTTCGTGACCCCGGTTATCTTGCATCCGGCGGGGTTCATATCGAGAAATACCACATCTTCTCCTGAGTTAGTAACCTTGTATATGGCAATGCCAGCATTCATGTTCATGTACAGCCTTCTGAAACGGAGTTCACTTTCCTTGAGAGCGGCTTCTGCTTTGTGCTGTGCGGTTACGTCTTCAAGGATTCCAAGCATTCCCTCGAGATCTCCCTTTTCATTCCTTATCGGAGCACTGAATAACTTCACCACAACTTCACTGCCATCCTTTCTGAACCTTACAAATCGCTTTCCGTGAACCGATAGACCTCTCAAAGTCTCTTCGTTGATTCTAGCGTGTTCTTCTCTCATGTTTTCCGGAATGTAGGGCAGGGGTTTGCCTATTACCTCCGAACTCTTCCAGCCAAAGATCTTTTCAGCCGCCTCGTTCCAGCTTCTTACTCTGTATTCGAGATCAAGACTCACGATGGCTATCGGAGAATTCTTAACGATTGTTGCCAGTCTTTTGCTTGTAGCCGCCAGCACTCTCTCCGCTATCTCTCCGCGCCGCTTGGCTGATTGCGCTGTCATAGCCCACCCAACTACCGTAGTTGCTGCTGGATAGATAAGCATAACCGGCAGTGCGGCAACGGCGTAAAAAGTCTCTCGGCTTGGCGATGGGAGAAGAAGCATGCATAACAACATAAAAACATGTACGAGGATTCCAAATAGGTACAACTCAACAATCGAGTGGCGTGTCCTTCTCTCTTTCAAAAAGTGTCGCCAAAGGAGACCGACAGAAACCGAGCTGATAATACTACTTATGCCGGCGAGCGTACCCCCTCCTCCCATGAACATTCTCATAGCAATGCTCATGGAAGCCGCGATCAAAGAAGGCACGAGACCGAAGTAGAGGCCTATAAGCCCAAGGACAACGGATCTTGTATCGAAAACTACTCCAGGAGCTAGCTGCCATGAGTTGAGCATTACGGCAAGAGTGATCATACCGAGAAACAAAGCTGAGATCACTTGACTTGAGAATTGTCTGCTCGGCGAAGATCGGGCATAGAAGAGCCCATAAACAACCGCAAGAGTTATGAGTAACGCTGCGTTATTTATCAAAGCTATAAGTGCTTCTCTTCCCATAGAAAATCCTCCTGCCAGTCTGCCTTAATTACTTCTACAAGAATTATAGTCTTCGCTCCTGTTGAATAAGCACCACAGAAAGACAATGCCCGATGATTTCTGTTGGGTTTCTGATCAATGAGTGTTGTTCGTACTTCTTAAGGAAGGTTCTTTCGTGCTATCATCAAGTGGTTTCAGGAGGTGTCTATGGTTCGAACAATATCTGATCAAGAGCCTTCTTCTCCAGTAGTGAGTATACTTTTTGTAGAGGATTTAGTAAGTGATGCCGAACTGGCAAAGCTGGAAATAACTAGAGGGCTGGCGGATTGGGATTTAAGTCTGCGTTTTCTTACCACGGACAATTGGGAAGGATTTCTAGACGCTATTAGCACTTTTAAGCCCACTCTGATAGTCTCAGACTTCATGATGCCCGGCTTCAGTGGTATGGAAGTGATAGAACTAACGCTCGAACACGCTCCGAATATTCCGGTAATTATCCTGACAGGTTCTATTAATGAGGAGACTGCAGTCGAATGCATGAAGGCCGGTGCAACAGATTACGTCATTAAGGAGCACATCTCAAGGCTTCCCTTTGCTGTTAAAGACGCCATTAGAAGAAAAAAGGAAGAGGAGCTTAGAACTTCTGCCGAAAGGGCTCTCGAAGAAAGTGAAAGAAAGTTCAGACTAATCGCCGAAAAGGCCAGCGACCTGATATACAGAATAGAGCTTTATCCCGAACAGAAGTTTTCGTACGTCAGCCCATCATCTACAAAGCTTACGGGTTACACTCCAGAGGATCACTATGCCAATCCAAATCTTGGCTTCGAGTTGGTTCATCCAGATGATCGTGAAAAGTTGAGAGATTTGCTGGAGCATGTAGATCGTTCTCCAGTAGTACTTAGGTGGATCAAAAAAAATGGCGAAGTAGTCTGGGCAGAACAGCTTAATGTTCCAGTTTACGATAATGACGGAAGGCTGATCGCTATAGAGGGGATTGCAAGAGATGTAACTGAGCGCCAGAAGGCAAACGAAGCTCTGAAGCGAGCCTTCAATTCTGTAGTCAGTGTTCTCTCTGATATGCTGAACCTTAAGGATCCATACACTCAGTTTCATGAGAAGAATGTTGCGAAGTTGGCCTTAGAAATAGCAGAAAGAATGGGTCTTGACGAGTTTGCTATTGAGTCTATAAGAGTTGCTTCGATGGTTCACGATATTGGGAAGATAAATATTCCAACAGAGATTCTATCCAAACCAGGAAAACTGAGCGATATCGAGTTCGAGATGATCAAGAAGCATCCCGAAACCGCATATGAAATCCTTCGAAAGGTCGACCTACCCTGGCCCGTTGCAGATATTGTCTACCAACATCATGAGCGGCTGGACGGTTCAGGCTATCCTAGACATTTGAAGAGTGACGAGATTTTGCTAGAAGCCAAAATCATTATCGTTGCAGATGTGATTGAGGCGATGAGTTCTCACAGGCCATACAGGGCGGCGCTTGGCTTTGAAGCTGCGATAGAAGAGATCAAAAAGAACGCAGGAGTTCTCTACGACGCTGAGATCGTCCAGATTTGTACTTCCATCCTTGAAGAAGGCTTCAGATTCTGATTCGTGCTCCGATCACGGACTAAGTCTCCGATTTGGCAGCCAGCTCGTCGTACACTGAAGCGGAATCTCGCTTGAGTCACTTAGCTGAACTCACTGCCAACCTCCTATACAAATAAGAGCGAAAAAATAAGAACCGCCCATGATGGGCGGTTAAGAATAGGAAGTGTTTACGCGAAAATAATAGGCATTGAATTATAATAACACAAGCTTCTGAATAAACTCATTAATCGACCGGAACATACGATTAACTCTTCGATAAGAAATGATGATTATTGTCCTTGATACTGCCGTGTTCGCTCCAGTGACTGATTCTACTCACACCTCTTTTGCGATTGAGTAATCCCTTTTGGTGCGCTGATATACGAATAATGAAGTCTAAATCTAACTCAAAGGGAGGTGTTCTTAATCTTCTTCAATTTGATTTTGAATAGATTCTATTTTGATGCATTAACTCTCTCTTGAGTAGATTTAATTATGATGCATTACGATCCTGAATACTCCCAGGATGCTCATCCATCCTTAGCTGCCACTAAGGATGTGGTTGAAAACTTGAATGTCACTTGATTAGTAGACTTTTCCTTATTAATTATGATAAGGTCCCTATTTGTTCTAAGATCCGCTGTGCGCTTAAGAACAAGAACCCGCTGATCGCTGTGAAATACGGTTCGCCGTTGACCGTTCAAGATCATGAACCCGTTCACCGAAAAGGCCGCTGTACGCTTAAAAGCGGAGAACTCGCTGGTCGCTGACGAAGACAACGTTGTCTGTCAACGGTCCGCCGTCCACCGAAATCGTCGTCAACAACAATCGAGAAAGAGCATTGTCGAGACTTTCGCTACGCTCACGAGAAGACGAGAACTCTCTCCTGTTTCTCGTCCTCTCTCCTCATCTCGTACTCTCGATGCTCTTCTTTGAAACAGACACCCTCCGCCACTTTGTGGCCCTCCTCCCTCAAGGGAGGACTTAAGATCATCATCCAAAGAGCTTGATAGGTCTTGAAGCTCTGCTCGGAGAACGGAGAACCGTTAACGTATAACCGTTCTTGCAACTTGCATCATGGAACTTGCAACTCTCGGTCTTGGAGAACGGTGAACCGATAACGGACAACCATTTTCTTATTCAACTTGCATCTTGCAACTTGGAACTGATGAGCAGGAACCTGGACGCGAAGCGTGGGAACGAGGAACTGCTCTTGTTCCTAAAAATGGAGTCCCTATTTGTACTACAGCCTTGCAGATTTTATCGCCCTGATGAAGATTTGAAGAGGTCTCTTCGAATAGTAGACTTTGGCGAATTTTTCATCCTTCAGGCATTCCTTTTTGAGAGAGTCGAAAGTCTGCATCACTTTTCACCTTCAAGAAGCGTCTTTATCGGGTCTTCCGAGTCATCTAGAATGTCGTCTTCGAATGTCAGCAGGTCGTCTTTAAGCTGAAGCATCTCCTCGTCCTTCGAAGCAGAGAGGAGTTCAATAATCTCATCGAATACCTTCTTCCTTTCGCTTGCGTCGATCTCCTCGAGCATCTTCCATACTCTGTCGAACATGATCACTGTAATCACCCCCGGTGCCTTTTGTCTCAATGCTGAAGGTTAATCAAGATTGGAGTCTGACCATATTTTATATTAGCTCGACCATGTATCGATAATATGTATCTCAAATGTGGCAGTCTGTGCATTGCACGCGATAACACGCTTGTTATTGAATTTTTTTTCCTCGAAGCGACGCTCTCGAGAATGTTCTTTCCCGACTGTTAATATCGAAGAAACGTGATGCTGAAAGAAGTTCAGACGGAACTTGAGTTTTTTGCTCTATGGCTTGCAACTTTCATCTTGGCACTTGCAACTGATCTATTTCGAGGACGGTGGACCGATGACGGACAACGTTGTTTTCACGTGAACCATAGTGGTTTATTCTCTTAGAATGTGGGTGCCCCCGTAGGCGGAGCAGTAGAAAGGGTGTGCTTAATTTCTCTTTTCTGTCCTTAGAAACACTCTCACAGACTTTTACCGTCGATTTCACCTTCATGCGAAAATGGAGTCTGACCCTATTTAGAGCTATTCATTGTTTCAATGCTCTGCTTGCCTGCACCATCCACCACTTGTTCGTATATAGATACAAGACCTTCAATAAGCTCTGATTCCCCCATTCCAGTCTTTTCGACGAGTTTTTCAAGTGCTTCCTTCGCCTTAGAGTTAAGCTCTACAACAGAATCCGCTTTCGGTGTGATGCGCAGTTTTCCTCCAAGAGCATTGACGAGTGTTTGCATAGTTTTGAATGAAAGATTCTGTTTGCCAGCTTCGATGCGTGAAAGAGTAGGCACAGCTATACCTGTAAGATTACTTAGATCCTTTTGTGTCAGACCTTTTTCGATGC
Coding sequences:
- a CDS encoding PAS domain S-box protein codes for the protein MGREALIALINNAALLITLAVVYGLFYARSSPSRQFSSQVISALFLGMITLAVMLNSWQLAPGVVFDTRSVVLGLIGLYFGLVPSLIAASMSIAMRMFMGGGGTLAGISSIISSVSVGLLWRHFLKERRTRHSIVELYLFGILVHVFMLLCMLLLPSPSRETFYAVAALPVMLIYPAATTVVGWAMTAQSAKRRGEIAERVLAATSKRLATIVKNSPIAIVSLDLEYRVRSWNEAAEKIFGWKSSEVIGKPLPYIPENMREEHARINEETLRGLSVHGKRFVRFRKDGSEVVVKLFSAPIRNEKGDLEGMLGILEDVTAQHKAEAALKESELRFRRLYMNMNAGIAIYKVTNSGEDVVFLDMNPAGCKITGVTKEEILGRSVRGVFPKVVELGLYDTMIEVWKTGRSKHHPVMNYRDGKLDLRVENFVYRNRPDEIVAVFEDVTKRELTLQELERRVWCRTKELEEVNKELEAFTYSMAHDLKAHLRAINGFSKIISDRYSELIPEEGTRYLGFILKAGEDMSELITGLLEYSKVGRSPLNLEIHSLKEIVDECVSTLSSRIEEEYASVQTASEMPNVYVDRTLMKRAVINLLQNSLTYHKPEERAAVKIYSERRGEWVHLIVEDNGIGISQKFHKRIFNIFQRLHSSEDFPGSGIGLAIVKKSITLMGGDVSVQSVPGEGAKFIVKIKEARL
- a CDS encoding HD domain-containing phosphohydrolase; amino-acid sequence: MVRTISDQEPSSPVVSILFVEDLVSDAELAKLEITRGLADWDLSLRFLTTDNWEGFLDAISTFKPTLIVSDFMMPGFSGMEVIELTLEHAPNIPVIILTGSINEETAVECMKAGATDYVIKEHISRLPFAVKDAIRRKKEEELRTSAERALEESERKFRLIAEKASDLIYRIELYPEQKFSYVSPSSTKLTGYTPEDHYANPNLGFELVHPDDREKLRDLLEHVDRSPVVLRWIKKNGEVVWAEQLNVPVYDNDGRLIAIEGIARDVTERQKANEALKRAFNSVVSVLSDMLNLKDPYTQFHEKNVAKLALEIAERMGLDEFAIESIRVASMVHDIGKINIPTEILSKPGKLSDIEFEMIKKHPETAYEILRKVDLPWPVADIVYQHHERLDGSGYPRHLKSDEILLEAKIIIVADVIEAMSSHRPYRAALGFEAAIEEIKKNAGVLYDAEIVQICTSILEEGFRF
- a CDS encoding helix-turn-helix transcriptional regulator; this encodes MATFEQLLKRLEKNEGYQKAQEEFGPLFDFVNALTDLRIEKGLTQKDLSNLTGIAVPTLSRIEAGKQNLSFKTMQTLVNALGGKLRITPKADSVVELNSKAKEALEKLVEKTGMGESELIEGLVSIYEQVVDGAGKQSIETMNSSK